One genomic segment of Rubripirellula amarantea includes these proteins:
- a CDS encoding DUF1559 family PulG-like putative transporter, translating to MSPTTKPPKHSFGFTLIELLVVIAIIGVLVGLLLPAVQSAREAARRMSCGNNLKQVALATHNYESTFKKIPAMTGSSSYSVQARILPYIEQAGLSDLIEFDTPLLLGPAWMARFNPDLRDAVQTVVPTFLCPSDIGDPNFSTSFSDGETGTSGGLSYMFSYGSGTDTNYDDRYRTDGMVWTDSWARFRDCLDGTSNTVLLAETVLGDQTSGMMEPTPSGPHRRIANWSGTSGNVAPNPGFLDGGSLILNPDLDAVFPARISSYSGDRGASWIRGVPYATVINGYMTPNSRIPDIGIHGRGFYSSRSYHTGGSHHAMLDGSVHFLTDSIDRDLYHALFSRDGREVVALP from the coding sequence ATGTCTCCCACTACGAAACCTCCCAAGCACTCGTTTGGATTCACACTCATAGAACTGCTGGTCGTGATCGCCATCATTGGCGTTCTTGTCGGACTCTTATTGCCGGCCGTGCAATCCGCTCGCGAGGCCGCACGGCGTATGTCCTGCGGCAACAATCTGAAGCAGGTGGCGTTGGCCACGCATAACTACGAAAGCACGTTTAAGAAGATCCCCGCGATGACGGGCTCAAGCAGCTATTCGGTCCAAGCACGAATCCTGCCGTACATCGAGCAAGCGGGCTTAAGCGATCTTATCGAGTTCGACACTCCACTCTTGCTAGGTCCAGCCTGGATGGCTCGCTTTAACCCAGACCTGCGCGATGCTGTGCAAACCGTCGTGCCCACCTTCCTATGCCCTAGCGATATTGGTGATCCGAATTTCTCGACCTCGTTTTCTGATGGTGAAACCGGCACGTCGGGCGGCCTTAGCTATATGTTTAGCTACGGCAGTGGCACCGATACTAATTACGACGACCGCTATCGGACCGACGGCATGGTTTGGACCGATTCATGGGCCCGCTTTCGCGATTGTTTGGACGGGACTAGCAACACGGTTTTGTTGGCAGAAACCGTGTTGGGTGATCAAACCAGCGGCATGATGGAACCAACACCATCAGGACCCCATCGCCGCATTGCGAACTGGAGCGGCACGTCGGGGAATGTTGCACCCAACCCTGGTTTCTTGGACGGCGGGTCGCTGATCCTTAACCCTGATCTTGACGCAGTCTTTCCCGCACGAATTTCGTCGTACTCTGGTGACCGAGGTGCGTCGTGGATTCGCGGAGTCCCCTACGCCACGGTGATCAATGGCTACATGACACCGAATTCACGCATACCGGACATCGGCATCCACGGCCGCGGGTTCTACTCGTCGCGATCCTATCACACCGGCGGCAGCCATCATGCGATGCTCGATGGCAGCGTCCATTTCTTGACTGATTCGATTGATCGCGATCTTTATCACGCATTGTTTTCACGCGATGGTCGCGAGGTAGTAGCACTACCATGA
- a CDS encoding DUF2946 domain-containing protein, with the protein MTSLVRPILSSILCCVIVFGHAPAWLHVATCDTCCDDSSGSLSSSGIVGSYACSCHSHHCDTSHHHDSKKTESAECGDASPCDTPQEGEPHDSDSCPICQSLASPCGFVDAYSTLLISAPACESFVLPMCLDEVSSLLLLPPSRGPPAMMS; encoded by the coding sequence ATGACTTCGCTGGTTCGGCCCATCCTATCGAGCATTCTTTGCTGTGTGATTGTCTTCGGACATGCACCGGCATGGTTGCACGTGGCCACCTGTGACACTTGCTGCGACGATTCAAGTGGATCGTTAAGTAGCTCAGGGATCGTTGGTTCCTACGCGTGCAGTTGCCACTCGCACCATTGCGACACATCGCACCATCACGACTCAAAGAAGACCGAGTCAGCCGAGTGTGGTGACGCATCCCCATGCGATACGCCGCAGGAAGGCGAACCGCACGATTCGGACTCCTGCCCGATCTGTCAATCGCTCGCGTCGCCGTGTGGTTTCGTCGACGCGTATTCAACGTTGCTTATCTCTGCACCTGCTTGCGAGAGTTTCGTCCTGCCCATGTGTTTGGATGAAGTTTCGAGCCTTCTTTTGTTGCCGCCATCTCGCGGACCGCCGGCGATGATGTCCTAG
- a CDS encoding DUF58 domain-containing protein encodes MAIVHAAPDEQGWLSRLMTTDFCPWANRFVYWLKEPIGWFALATAISIMIGLYFSPIGWTLAASLTAIMAIGMAWPWIAVRVTVCGLQPETAAVHEDASCRMVLSVHNRIPMTVWGLAIEGYLDCDSTTDLSESAPTVGLACVPPLCVADYAVEVTPTMRGHYPVSVPQVACSFPFGIWTARRPVREVQSLTVWPIAHRIAGMLPLVGLANADQGDGSRGGQSGDFVGVRSLRRGDSAKHINWVASARSDSLIVTERGGPQSVTLEVFVDTRNDSGRDALARRIRAAASVLSSLHQSRIETRVRLGDQLLKYRPDSGGRRRMLDALASVPMDGEECRDHVPNHAHASVRITGALNDDTSSESVVVTIENPRGGRRAGGNRRQIVIGPREDLQAAMADLWREVRDVAAAA; translated from the coding sequence ATGGCCATTGTCCATGCTGCGCCCGACGAGCAAGGTTGGTTGTCGCGTTTGATGACGACTGATTTCTGCCCGTGGGCAAATCGTTTTGTTTATTGGTTGAAAGAACCCATCGGCTGGTTCGCATTGGCGACTGCCATCAGCATTATGATCGGGTTGTACTTCAGCCCCATTGGTTGGACGCTCGCGGCGTCACTGACCGCGATCATGGCAATCGGAATGGCTTGGCCGTGGATCGCTGTTCGCGTAACCGTTTGCGGACTACAACCGGAAACCGCTGCCGTTCACGAAGATGCTTCGTGCCGAATGGTGTTGAGCGTACACAATCGCATTCCGATGACCGTGTGGGGATTGGCAATCGAAGGGTACTTGGATTGCGATTCAACAACCGACCTGAGTGAATCAGCGCCCACCGTCGGTCTGGCGTGTGTCCCGCCACTGTGTGTCGCGGACTATGCCGTTGAAGTCACACCGACGATGCGAGGCCATTATCCGGTCTCGGTTCCGCAAGTCGCGTGTTCGTTTCCGTTCGGAATTTGGACCGCCCGACGACCGGTCCGCGAAGTTCAATCGCTGACCGTTTGGCCCATCGCGCATCGCATCGCGGGAATGTTACCACTGGTGGGATTAGCCAATGCGGACCAAGGCGATGGCAGTCGTGGCGGGCAAAGCGGTGACTTCGTCGGGGTTCGGTCGCTACGTCGTGGCGATTCGGCCAAGCATATCAATTGGGTCGCGTCGGCTCGATCGGATTCACTGATCGTCACCGAACGCGGTGGGCCTCAGTCCGTCACCTTGGAAGTCTTTGTTGACACGCGAAATGATTCTGGTCGCGACGCTTTGGCGCGGCGAATCCGAGCCGCCGCCAGCGTGCTGTCGTCGCTTCATCAATCGCGAATCGAAACGCGTGTACGCTTGGGCGATCAACTTTTGAAATACAGACCTGATTCCGGTGGTCGACGTCGGATGCTCGACGCTTTGGCGAGTGTGCCAATGGATGGCGAAGAATGTCGTGACCACGTACCGAACCATGCGCATGCGAGCGTGCGGATCACCGGTGCACTCAACGACGACACTTCAAGCGAAAGTGTGGTCGTCACGATCGAGAATCCACGCGGCGGGCGTCGTGCGGGTGGCAACCGACGGCAAATCGTGATTGGGCCGCGTGAAGATTTGCAAGCAGCGATGGCCGATCTATGGCGGGAGGTACGTGATGTCGCCGCAGCCGCTTGA
- a CDS encoding transglutaminase-like domain-containing protein gives MSPQPLERRTKEAIGLALLSIAAVAVLRFPIESKVLFTAEMLTLATLLVVDLVKDPVGNRTLKGSLTRSTTIAVPVLFAIIARFAGSPIAFEMTALTTFGAASLVLSTRNGRLRAMSIVASGFLTLFAVAISDNFHSVWIAIAWMTVCVWHLVANHWERIELCAAHQVRRGVGVRPLSVFVAIAICIASGLVVRDLFGESHRLTGGFMPTSGGWKWSNPAARSGVGSGDAAIAAQDHAESFGAVESDLFLESTESTLFDMFSDSIGEPKKKNKWERRQGMTADKVLEAHTKTAKSEKGGSSFSTDRMPAQKHLHLDDAAERAVIQWAGPTGIRLAMNRYDTFDGVDWTNEAQHRNEKLTRREIAGAAWFCDRMTKAFDKFTTDVNLLKVLRLNSTRLPVPMMTSALHIKDVDRQDFFAIDADGSFFMPGREKVPHLTVVNVAATRVMEDELWERIPDGKGSITNGANDRLNAHVAEWTAQSNHPYEKLQSIVSHLRDEFTFDRSAAAELPLDSDARGSAEEIAEGSLARSTTAVEDFLRTRRGGDHLFATTAALMAREIGLRSRLVTGFYVRPSAVDIAAGHTNVLPEDVHIWVEIQLDDGRWFEIEPTPGYREPIYTPSTWLVAKQFAAAKWPHAVGLFAAAGLVFATRLFWIEIGLSILYFAGAIVWPRGRMSLAMRVLQARAKYAGCPRVAGRPQRDWLLAITSAHDQLQHSARRFCDAADRAAFALDQERFHEHAVSKELMMKLKIRVLRQLTMKVTA, from the coding sequence ATGTCGCCGCAGCCGCTTGAACGAAGAACCAAAGAGGCGATCGGGTTGGCGTTACTGTCAATCGCAGCCGTAGCAGTGCTGAGGTTCCCAATCGAATCAAAAGTCCTGTTCACCGCCGAAATGCTAACGTTGGCAACGCTATTGGTAGTGGATCTTGTCAAAGATCCTGTCGGCAATCGCACTCTGAAGGGATCTTTGACAAGATCCACTACGATTGCAGTTCCGGTACTCTTTGCGATCATCGCCCGCTTTGCTGGTTCACCGATTGCGTTTGAGATGACGGCGCTCACCACCTTCGGTGCCGCCTCATTAGTCTTGTCAACACGCAATGGACGACTAAGAGCGATGTCGATCGTCGCGTCGGGCTTCTTAACTTTGTTTGCCGTTGCGATCTCGGACAATTTCCACTCCGTGTGGATCGCGATCGCTTGGATGACCGTTTGCGTATGGCATTTGGTTGCCAATCATTGGGAACGAATCGAACTGTGTGCAGCTCATCAAGTGCGCCGCGGAGTTGGCGTTCGGCCGCTGTCGGTTTTTGTCGCGATCGCGATTTGCATTGCCAGCGGCTTGGTCGTTCGCGATCTCTTCGGTGAATCTCATCGATTGACTGGCGGGTTCATGCCGACCAGCGGCGGATGGAAGTGGTCGAACCCAGCGGCACGTAGCGGCGTTGGAAGTGGCGATGCCGCGATCGCTGCGCAGGATCACGCGGAATCGTTCGGTGCGGTGGAGTCTGACCTGTTTCTGGAATCGACCGAGTCGACTTTGTTCGACATGTTCAGCGATTCGATCGGCGAACCCAAAAAAAAGAACAAGTGGGAACGACGTCAAGGAATGACGGCTGACAAAGTTCTGGAAGCTCACACGAAGACGGCCAAGAGCGAGAAAGGCGGTAGCTCGTTTTCAACCGACCGCATGCCGGCACAGAAGCATTTGCATCTGGACGACGCAGCGGAGCGAGCGGTGATCCAATGGGCTGGCCCGACAGGAATTCGATTGGCGATGAATCGCTATGACACCTTCGACGGCGTGGACTGGACGAACGAAGCCCAGCACCGCAACGAAAAGTTGACGCGGCGTGAGATCGCGGGTGCGGCTTGGTTCTGCGATCGAATGACGAAGGCCTTCGACAAATTCACAACCGACGTGAACTTGCTGAAGGTTCTGCGACTTAATTCGACGCGATTGCCAGTGCCGATGATGACGTCGGCTCTGCACATCAAAGACGTCGACCGCCAAGACTTTTTCGCGATCGACGCCGATGGTTCGTTCTTCATGCCGGGTCGCGAAAAAGTGCCGCACCTAACGGTCGTGAACGTCGCTGCCACGCGAGTGATGGAGGACGAACTGTGGGAGCGAATCCCAGACGGCAAGGGTTCAATTACCAACGGCGCAAACGACAGGCTGAATGCCCATGTCGCTGAGTGGACCGCTCAATCAAACCACCCATACGAAAAACTTCAGTCCATTGTCTCGCACCTTCGCGATGAATTCACTTTTGATCGTTCGGCTGCCGCGGAGCTTCCTCTCGATTCCGACGCACGGGGATCTGCTGAAGAAATCGCCGAAGGATCTTTGGCAAGATCCACTACGGCGGTGGAAGACTTTCTTCGGACGCGGCGGGGTGGCGATCATTTGTTTGCTACCACCGCGGCCTTGATGGCTCGCGAGATTGGGTTGCGTTCACGATTGGTGACGGGGTTCTACGTTCGACCGTCGGCCGTCGACATCGCCGCTGGTCACACCAACGTGTTGCCCGAAGACGTTCATATTTGGGTAGAGATCCAACTTGATGATGGTCGTTGGTTTGAAATCGAACCGACGCCAGGATACCGCGAACCGATCTACACGCCATCGACTTGGTTGGTTGCGAAACAGTTTGCAGCAGCAAAGTGGCCGCACGCCGTAGGGCTTTTCGCTGCTGCGGGTTTGGTCTTCGCGACGCGATTGTTCTGGATCGAAATCGGACTCAGCATTCTGTATTTCGCCGGGGCAATCGTTTGGCCCCGCGGTCGCATGTCGCTGGCGATGCGAGTACTGCAAGCACGAGCCAAGTATGCCGGTTGCCCTCGCGTCGCGGGTCGGCCGCAACGCGATTGGTTGCTGGCAATCACATCCGCGCACGATCAACTACAGCATTCCGCTCGACGATTCTGTGACGCCGCCGATCGCGCGGCATTCGCACTCGACCAAGAACGCTTTCACGAACACGCCGTTTCCAAGGAATTGATGATGAAACTGAAAATCCGAGTCCTCCGACAATTGACGATGAAGGTCACCGCATGA
- a CDS encoding AAA family ATPase — protein MNTLEDSIAIENIGETLETLRCRLNSVLLGKAEAVDLVVACLLAKGHLLMDDLPGTGKTTLAKAIAACVGGKLARVQCTPDLLPSDVTGFNLFNQKTREFEFHAGPVFSDVLLADELNRTTPRTQSALLEAMAERQVTIDAVPYTLSKTFFVIATQNPIDSHGAYPLPEAQLDRFSIKLKIGYPDRASQIDILEAASRAQGSHEGSAVALSLNELANIQEQVRTISVHPRVREYLVDLVEATRENPAIQLGVSPRGMLLWQRMAQAWAMLQGRDFVTPSDVLHVARPLLSVRLLTTNDDVDAVIDCLLDTVPAPEYR, from the coding sequence ATGAACACGCTCGAAGATTCCATCGCGATCGAAAACATCGGTGAAACGCTGGAGACCCTGCGTTGCCGGCTCAACAGTGTGCTGCTGGGAAAGGCCGAAGCGGTCGACTTGGTGGTCGCCTGTCTGTTGGCCAAAGGTCATCTGCTGATGGACGATTTGCCGGGGACAGGCAAAACGACGTTGGCCAAAGCGATCGCCGCCTGTGTCGGTGGCAAGCTTGCCAGGGTCCAGTGCACGCCGGATTTGTTGCCATCGGATGTGACCGGCTTCAATCTTTTCAATCAAAAGACTCGCGAGTTTGAATTTCACGCAGGTCCGGTCTTCTCCGACGTGCTGTTGGCTGATGAACTGAACCGCACGACGCCGCGAACGCAGAGCGCATTGCTGGAGGCGATGGCGGAACGGCAAGTCACGATCGACGCGGTACCGTACACGCTGTCGAAAACGTTTTTTGTGATCGCCACACAGAACCCGATCGACTCGCACGGGGCTTACCCGCTACCCGAAGCTCAACTGGATCGTTTTTCGATCAAACTGAAAATCGGATACCCCGATCGCGCTTCACAGATCGACATTCTGGAAGCGGCATCTCGCGCGCAAGGTTCGCATGAGGGATCGGCGGTCGCGTTATCGCTGAATGAACTCGCAAACATCCAAGAACAAGTGCGAACGATCAGTGTGCATCCACGCGTGCGTGAGTATTTGGTCGATTTGGTTGAAGCGACTCGCGAGAACCCGGCAATTCAATTGGGCGTTAGTCCTCGAGGCATGTTGCTGTGGCAACGAATGGCTCAAGCGTGGGCGATGTTGCAAGGCCGCGACTTTGTCACGCCCAGCGATGTGCTGCACGTCGCTCGCCCGTTGTTGTCGGTCCGGTTGCTGACTACCAACGATGATGTCGACGCCGTGATCGACTGCTTGCTCGATACCGTCCCCGCACCGGAGTACCGATGA
- a CDS encoding permease — protein MNQSVSIMFVGGLIRVLQGFSQAAPTLLVGLLIASVLRYYLGAAGTRRLFGGDRWRSLPQSWLVGMLLPVCSIGVLPILFEMRRAKVKPGAMSAFALSAPLFNPLSLLYGLTLSRPLVIILFALGSLIVVTALGLFWDTFAKQREGEAPAEPTAPNTTDPNTTDHLIGLRRVFATMVHFARGATGVPLLITLIAFSGLAVLAAVLPYGAMQHSVERDDWWAPLTMLFVAVPVYATPMLAMSQMGMMFQHANSPGASFTLLILGAGMNFATPLWFGRHYGWKTASMWFASLLLIVLGLSYAINKPLVPPGVEPAGHTHAFDVYANPLSAYHNLSVATISEMVAKEMDISVIASLIVLGIVAVFGVLFRLLKIDEASLIAGAKAGSFASSMQNEDAAPRRGLDIIVPPGVIGATMLAGLIALSVVACYAYYPSPDECLEEISMARAECLSAANSGQVDHALFWLPVWEDWSRRLEVGTFIRTGQIRPYQRMQGYLIRKKLELLEHELEHDPFEIEETREIVTDVLGTNSRWVRSFRSGV, from the coding sequence ATGAACCAATCCGTTTCGATCATGTTTGTGGGCGGACTGATTCGTGTCCTGCAAGGATTCTCGCAAGCCGCGCCGACACTGTTGGTCGGGCTACTAATCGCGTCCGTTTTGCGTTATTACCTCGGTGCCGCAGGGACACGTCGGTTGTTTGGTGGTGACCGATGGCGTTCGCTGCCGCAATCGTGGCTGGTCGGCATGCTGTTGCCGGTTTGTTCGATTGGCGTATTGCCGATTCTGTTTGAGATGCGGCGTGCGAAAGTGAAACCCGGCGCGATGTCCGCGTTCGCCTTGTCGGCGCCGTTGTTCAATCCGTTGTCGCTGCTGTACGGACTGACGCTCAGTCGCCCCTTGGTGATCATCCTGTTCGCACTCGGGTCGTTGATCGTCGTCACAGCCCTAGGCCTATTCTGGGACACATTCGCAAAACAAAGGGAGGGCGAGGCTCCCGCCGAGCCAACTGCTCCAAATACAACCGACCCAAACACAACCGACCACCTCATCGGTCTCCGCCGCGTCTTTGCCACCATGGTTCACTTCGCACGCGGTGCCACTGGCGTGCCTCTGTTGATCACGCTTATCGCGTTTTCGGGACTCGCTGTGCTGGCTGCCGTATTGCCTTACGGGGCGATGCAGCACTCTGTTGAACGAGACGATTGGTGGGCGCCGCTAACGATGTTGTTTGTTGCTGTGCCCGTTTACGCGACGCCGATGTTAGCGATGAGTCAGATGGGAATGATGTTTCAACATGCCAATTCGCCGGGCGCTTCGTTCACGTTGTTGATTCTGGGCGCAGGCATGAACTTCGCCACGCCGCTTTGGTTCGGACGTCATTACGGTTGGAAGACCGCGTCGATGTGGTTTGCATCGTTGCTGTTGATCGTGCTGGGGTTGTCGTACGCGATCAACAAACCGCTTGTCCCGCCGGGCGTCGAACCAGCCGGTCATACTCACGCGTTCGACGTATACGCCAACCCGCTATCCGCGTACCACAATCTCAGCGTCGCGACGATCAGCGAGATGGTGGCCAAAGAAATGGACATCAGCGTGATCGCTTCGTTGATCGTCTTGGGAATTGTCGCCGTGTTCGGGGTGTTGTTTCGGCTGTTGAAGATCGACGAAGCGTCGCTGATCGCCGGTGCCAAAGCGGGATCGTTCGCATCGTCGATGCAAAACGAAGACGCAGCACCGCGCCGGGGGTTGGACATCATCGTCCCCCCGGGCGTGATCGGAGCGACGATGTTGGCCGGGTTGATTGCGCTCAGCGTGGTGGCGTGCTACGCCTATTACCCTTCGCCTGACGAGTGTCTGGAGGAGATCAGCATGGCGCGGGCCGAGTGCTTGTCGGCTGCCAACAGTGGCCAAGTCGATCACGCGTTGTTCTGGTTGCCGGTGTGGGAAGATTGGAGTCGTCGATTAGAAGTCGGCACGTTCATCCGCACCGGACAAATCCGACCTTACCAACGCATGCAGGGTTATCTGATTCGCAAGAAGCTGGAGCTGCTCGAACACGAACTCGAACACGACCCGTTTGAGATTGAGGAAACCAGGGAGATCGTGACCGATGTCCTGGGCACCAATTCACGCTGGGTTCGCTCATTTCGTTCTGGCGTTTAA
- a CDS encoding tryptophan-rich sensory protein, with the protein MTWRDWYDALDKPAWTPEPSTIGTIWQIL; encoded by the coding sequence ATGACTTGGCGAGACTGGTACGACGCCCTCGATAAACCGGCTTGGACGCCTGAGCCCTCGACGATCGGCACGATCTGGCAGATCCTCTAG
- a CDS encoding oxidoreductase: MAATGEAHTPNGKKLNVIPRSLSPSEIRHIVEYYAIATERAKDAGFDGVEIHGANGYLIDQFLRDSSNQRDDDYGGSIENRLRFLKEVVQAVTGAWSPDRTGLRLSPTMNGNGMGDIDAVGLYTQAARMLNEFNLAYLHTAEAIRPGRLFNAYAPRVTPHIRQAFNGVLLTNGGYDKPTAAAAIRNGEADAIVFGQKFIANPDLPVRLRDDAPLNDPDDATYYTPGPQGYIDYPTLAGNDSKKETMECRD, translated from the coding sequence ATCGCGGCAACAGGTGAGGCTCACACACCCAACGGAAAGAAGCTCAACGTCATTCCAAGGTCGCTCAGCCCATCAGAAATTCGCCACATCGTGGAATACTATGCCATCGCAACCGAGCGTGCGAAAGATGCTGGCTTTGATGGTGTGGAGATTCACGGAGCCAACGGATATTTAATCGACCAGTTCTTGCGTGATTCATCGAATCAACGCGACGACGATTATGGCGGCTCGATCGAGAATCGTTTGCGTTTTCTGAAAGAAGTCGTGCAGGCGGTCACCGGCGCATGGTCACCCGACCGCACTGGACTTCGTTTGAGTCCGACCATGAATGGCAACGGGATGGGTGATATCGACGCGGTTGGGTTGTACACGCAAGCTGCACGGATGCTGAACGAATTCAACTTGGCCTACTTGCATACAGCCGAAGCCATACGTCCAGGACGTCTCTTCAATGCGTACGCCCCTCGCGTAACACCTCATATTCGCCAAGCGTTCAATGGTGTGCTATTGACCAATGGTGGTTACGACAAGCCAACGGCGGCAGCGGCGATTCGCAACGGAGAAGCTGACGCAATCGTGTTCGGGCAAAAGTTCATTGCCAATCCCGACTTGCCAGTACGTCTGCGCGACGACGCACCACTCAATGATCCCGATGACGCCACGTACTACACGCCGGGACCGCAAGGATACATCGACTACCCGACGCTAGCTGGGAACGACTCCAAAAAAGAGACGATGGAATGTCGCGACTAA
- a CDS encoding CoA-binding protein, whose product MNSIENFLSAQTYAVAGASARTHKYGYKVFKALLGAGRETYPLNPVTEEIEGHKAYPKIADLPIIPEALSIITPPEVTRQVIAEAIEAGVKHIWMQPGAEHEQASQSAREAGINVIDDGSCILVLLARS is encoded by the coding sequence ATGAACTCGATCGAAAATTTTCTCTCCGCGCAGACATACGCGGTCGCCGGTGCCTCGGCCCGCACGCACAAGTACGGTTACAAGGTTTTCAAAGCACTCCTGGGTGCTGGCCGTGAGACATATCCACTGAACCCGGTCACCGAAGAGATCGAAGGGCACAAGGCTTATCCGAAAATCGCGGACCTTCCCATCATCCCCGAAGCACTGTCAATCATCACGCCACCAGAAGTCACCCGGCAAGTCATTGCCGAAGCCATCGAAGCCGGCGTGAAGCACATTTGGATGCAGCCCGGAGCGGAACACGAGCAGGCCAGCCAATCCGCACGCGAAGCCGGCATCAACGTCATCGACGACGGTAGTTGCATTCTTGTGCTTTTGGCGCGGAGTTAG
- a CDS encoding zinc-ribbon domain-containing protein gives MKTLQQAGIHVPLLVSHDLELAEEWHPTLNESLSLDQLPSNSSYRVWWRCKKDSRHEWQAQVRARVYEGHGCPYCSGRRVVVEDSIETLHPEVASEFHPDKNEELKPSELAPQSNKKVWWQCRVNSHHEWQATVAGRAIGSSGCPECRRLQMSVAAKSPDVAAEWHPTKNGDLLPESVPNRSEKSVWWQCQKDAAHEWTAMVKTRTDGRKNCPFCQGKSSKNRKRSSSKPGSPRLRRGKLPVSKSHPDLLAFWHAEKNVDFDPDRISQGSELVVWWQCPDEPAHEWQSSVKNQVRRKHPRPECAPDTSGRPSKISFEKSVAARYPELMVEWHPTKNETMDPKRLGPGSGKKVWWQCREDHEHVWSAYVWQRTKGSGCPYCSGHLADSKTCLATVEPEIAKSWHATKNVPDTPFDVRRQSAKKFWWQCDVNPDHVWSESVQNRVNRRTCPQCNRIARDTLIQEALSESVAGNVTYLETFEESVASLSKLVFVQIADEDSQQALYRLIHAGLIASMETYLSDSFINTVVPSKELRNSVMLTTPAFKEKKYSIAEIVDWDINATNNVKKYLLDVIYHNLFVVQKMFETVLRVQFPSEEDLRVLQKSIDKRHHIVHRNGRNKKGVTLSLDVADLNSTVKCVRQFVLGIDKQMRQAPWRN, from the coding sequence ATGAAAACGCTACAACAAGCTGGAATTCACGTACCACTCTTGGTTTCGCACGACCTCGAGTTGGCCGAAGAGTGGCATCCAACGCTGAACGAGTCGCTCAGCCTAGATCAGCTTCCGTCCAATAGCAGCTACCGAGTTTGGTGGCGTTGCAAAAAAGACTCTCGTCACGAATGGCAAGCACAAGTTCGAGCCAGAGTCTATGAGGGCCACGGTTGCCCGTATTGCTCAGGACGCCGAGTTGTTGTCGAAGACTCGATTGAAACGCTACATCCTGAAGTGGCTAGTGAGTTTCATCCGGACAAGAACGAAGAGTTGAAGCCAAGTGAACTTGCGCCTCAATCGAATAAAAAGGTATGGTGGCAATGCAGAGTCAACAGTCATCATGAGTGGCAGGCGACGGTTGCAGGTCGAGCCATTGGGTCTAGTGGTTGCCCTGAATGCAGACGACTGCAAATGTCCGTGGCAGCTAAATCTCCCGACGTCGCCGCCGAGTGGCATCCAACCAAGAATGGAGACTTATTACCCGAGAGTGTTCCCAACCGTAGCGAGAAGTCCGTTTGGTGGCAGTGTCAGAAAGATGCCGCTCATGAATGGACCGCAATGGTCAAGACGCGAACAGATGGCCGAAAGAACTGCCCATTTTGCCAAGGAAAGTCAAGTAAAAATCGAAAACGCAGTTCATCGAAGCCTGGTTCTCCTAGACTGCGCCGAGGCAAACTACCGGTTAGCAAATCACATCCTGATTTACTTGCATTTTGGCATGCAGAGAAAAACGTCGACTTCGATCCCGATCGAATTTCTCAAGGGTCAGAATTGGTTGTCTGGTGGCAATGTCCTGATGAACCAGCGCACGAGTGGCAATCGTCTGTAAAGAATCAAGTTCGCCGAAAACATCCTCGCCCAGAATGTGCTCCTGATACATCTGGAAGGCCAAGCAAAATTTCGTTTGAAAAATCCGTTGCCGCAAGATACCCCGAGCTAATGGTGGAGTGGCATCCGACGAAGAACGAGACAATGGACCCAAAGCGCTTGGGGCCTGGCAGCGGAAAGAAAGTATGGTGGCAATGCAGAGAAGACCACGAACATGTCTGGTCGGCTTACGTCTGGCAACGAACGAAAGGATCGGGTTGCCCTTATTGCAGTGGACATTTAGCGGATTCTAAAACGTGCCTTGCAACTGTTGAACCTGAGATTGCAAAGTCCTGGCACGCGACCAAGAACGTTCCGGACACTCCTTTCGATGTCCGACGACAGAGCGCTAAGAAGTTCTGGTGGCAATGCGACGTCAATCCTGATCATGTTTGGTCAGAGTCCGTTCAGAATCGCGTTAATCGGCGCACTTGCCCACAGTGCAACCGAATTGCGAGAGACACGCTGATTCAGGAAGCCTTGAGCGAGTCAGTCGCCGGCAATGTGACTTACCTTGAAACATTTGAAGAGTCAGTCGCCAGCTTGTCGAAGTTGGTGTTCGTCCAAATCGCCGATGAAGACTCACAGCAGGCTCTCTACCGACTGATTCACGCGGGATTGATTGCTTCAATGGAAACGTATCTGTCAGATTCTTTCATTAACACTGTCGTTCCCTCGAAAGAACTGCGGAACTCGGTGATGCTGACAACGCCGGCTTTCAAGGAAAAGAAGTACAGCATCGCGGAAATCGTCGACTGGGACATCAACGCCACGAACAACGTCAAAAAGTATCTTTTGGATGTAATCTATCACAACCTTTTCGTGGTGCAAAAGATGTTTGAGACCGTTCTGCGAGTACAGTTCCCAAGTGAAGAAGACCTTCGCGTTTTGCAAAAATCAATTGACAAACGCCATCATATCGTGCATCGAAATGGGCGAAATAAGAAAGGTGTCACACTGTCACTCGACGTCGCTGATCTCAATTCGACGGTCAAATGCGTCAGGCAGTTTGTTTTGGGTATCGACAAGCAGATGCGACAGGCTCCTTGGCGAAACTAA